The Pukyongia salina genome segment AGTCGATACCTGTCTGGTAATTCCTGGATGATCTTCAGAAGAAAATCCAGAGGAATCGAATTATCTTCAACAACCACATCTTCGTCTTCAAGCTGTGCCTCGTTCGTGATGTCAAAAGCGCGTTGTTTCCTGTACTTCTGAAGTGCGGTATTAACGGTGATTCGTTTTATCCAGCCTTCAAAAGAACCTTTTCCTTCAAATTGCTCTATCCTGTTAAAAATGGTAAGAAATGAATCCTGTAAATTATCCTGTGCTTCAGCATAATTAGGCGAATACTTGAGACAAATGGAGAAAAGCGTATTTGAGTACTTCTTATACAGCTCTTCCTGTGCCGTAGCATCCTGTTTCTTACATTGTATGATGAGCTCCTCTAAAGTCAAACGCAGTACCTTGATTAATAAAAGCTATACCTTACTAAACTTTGAAAGTAGGCAACCAAATTAACCAGGGTATCTACATGGGGTAGATGCGAGCGGTTTAAAAGGGTTGCGTTGCCTTAGAAAGATTATGCCTGAACAGCTTCAATGGCTTCTTTAATTTTTTGTTCCAGTTCATCCATAAGCTCAGGATTATCTTCAAGCAGTGTTTTTACGGCATCTCTACCTTGTCCTAATTTGGTGTCGTCATAGCTAAACCATGAGCCGCTTTTTTTAATGATCTCGAAGTCGACCCCGAGGTCGATGATCTCTCCTACTTTAGAGATTCCTGTGCCGTACATGATATCAAATTCGGCAGTTTTAAAGGGCGGGGCCACCTTGTTCTTCACAACCTTCACCCGGGTTTTATTACCACGGGCCTCGCTGTTAGAGTCTTTTATCTGGGTAGATCTTCTAATGTCCAGGCGCACGGACGCATAGAATTTTAGTGCATTCCCACCTGTGGTGGTTTCGGGATTTCCGAACATAACGCCTATTTTCTCTCTCAGCTGGTTAATAAAGATAACCGTACAATTGGTCTTGCTTATAGATCCGGTTAATTTTCGGAGGGCCTGGGACATCAAACGAGCGTGCAGTCCCATTTTACTATCGCCCATTTCTCCTTCTATTTCACTTTTTGGGGTTAATGCTGCCACCGAATCGATTATGATGATATCAATCGCGCCGCTACGAATTAAATTATCTGCGATCTCCAGGGCCTGTTCCCCGTTATCTGGTTGGGAAATAATGAGGTTTTCAATATCAACTCCAAGTTTTTCCGCATAGTAGCGATCAAAGGCGTGCTCCGCATCGATAAAAGCAGCTATGCCCCCTTTTTTCTGAGCTTCTGCGATCGCATGAAGGGTTAATGTGGTTTTACCGGAAGATTCCGGACCGTAGATCTCGATCACTCTTCCGCGGGGATATCCGCCTACTCCCAAGGCAATATCCAGTCCCAGAGAACCGGTTGGGATCACCTCAACCTCCTGAACGGCAGAGTCGCCCATTTTCATAACCGTACCCTTACCGTAGGTTTTATCTAATTTGTCTAAAGTTAATTTTAATGCTTTTAATTTGGCGTCTTTTTCGTTACTCATCGTATAAATTTTTGTTTGGGAGTCAGTAGGCTAAGTTACTATTTCTTTGTGTTCACAGCAAAAGGAAAAACGGGGCTTGATCAATTTTTGTTAACAAGAATGAAAAGCGTAATTTTACGCCCTTATTACATTTTATCTTTTCACTAAAACCAAGTATAGCATGCAACTGTACAATACTTTAAGTGCAAAAGAAAGAGCGGCCTTGCTGGAAGAAGCAGGGGAAGATCGGCTTACTCTTTCTTTTTATCAATATGCCAAGATTGGCAATCCCAAACTCTTTCGAAATCACCTTTTTATCGCATGGAACGAAATGGACGTTCTGGGTAGGATCTATGTAGCTCACGAAGGGATAAATGCCCAGTTATCGGTTCCTGCAAAGAACTTCGAAACTTTTAAGAATTTTCTGGATGGAATTTATTTTCTGAAGGATGTGCGCCTCAATATCGCGATTGAGCAGGACCTGAAATCGTTCCTTAAACTTAAAGTTAAGGTGCGGAAAAAGATCGTAGCCGATGGTCTTAACGACGAAACCTTCGATGTGAGAAACAAAGGGATTCATGTAGATGCCGAAAAATTCAACGAACTTATTGAAGATCCTGATACAGTGCTGGTAGATATGAGAAATCACTACGAGAGTGAGATCGGCCATTTCCAGGGAGCTATTACTCCAGATGTTGACACATTCAGGGATTCTCTTCCTATCATCGAAAAGGATCTCTCCAGTTTTAAGGAAGACAAGAACCTGGTTATGTATTGTACTGGAGGTATCCGTTGCGAGAAAGCCAGCGCTTACTATAAGCACAAGGGTTTTAAAAAAGTATATCAGCTTGAAGGCGGCATAATAGAATATGCCAGACAAGTAAAGAATAAAGGCCTTGAGAATAAATTCATTGGGAAGAACTTTGTGTTCGATCACCGCAGGGGTGAGCGAATTTCGGAGGAGGTGATCGCAAACTGTCATCAATGCGGACAACCGTGCGACACCCACGTAAATTGTGCCAACGAGGCCTGCCACCTGCTTTTTATTCAGTGTGAGGCATGTGCCGAAAAAATGGAAAATTGCTGCAGTAGTGAATGTTTGGAAGTGATCCAACTTCCGTATGAAGAGCAAAAAAAGTTAAGGAGCGGAAAGCACAACAGCAATAAAATTTTTAAAAAAGGCCGTTCCGAAAAACTCAAATTCAAAAAGTAAGGCTTCCATAGTATTTTTGGTATCTTTACAGGATTGAGTAATTGTTTAATCTACGTCCTGCTTTTGGCTTAAAGGCAGGCTTTATATATAAAATATGGGCTGTACTAGCTGCGCTACGGGTGCCAACGGACAGCCAAAAGGATGCAGGAACAACGGTACCTGCGGATCTGATGGCTGTAATAAACTAACGGTATTCGACTGGCTTTCCAATATGTCGCTTCCGGGAGATCAGAAACCATTTAATGGGGTGGAAGTACGCTTTAAGAATGGAAGAAAACACTTCTATCAAAATTCGGAGAATTTATCCCTTAGTATAGGCGATGTTGTCGCCACCGAAGCCTCCCCGGGCCATGACATTGGTATAGTTACCCTAACCGGCGAACTTGTTAGAGTTCAGATGAAAAAGAAATCTGAATCTACCGATGTGGAGGCCTTACCCAAGATCTACCGAAAGGCTACTCAAAAAGACATTGATATTTGGCAAAAGTGCCGGGAAAAAGAACTATCGGTTCAGAAGCAATCCAGAGAGATCGCCATGGCACTCGGACTTAAAATGAAAATTAGCGATGTGGAGTACCAGGGGGACGGATCGAAAGCGATCTTCTATTATACAGCAGAAGAGCGAGTGGATTTCAGACAGCTGATCAAAGATTTTGCCCGAACCTTCAGTACTCGAATTGAAATGAAACAGGTAGGGTTCAGGCAGGAAGCTGCGCGTTTGGGTGGAGTGGGTTCCTGCGGAAGAGAACTGTGTTGTTCTACATGGCTAACCGATTTCAGGTCGGTGAATACCTCGGCGGCTCGCTACCAGCAACTTTCACTAAACCCACTTAAACTGGCCGGCCAGTGTGGGAAATTGAAATGCTGTCTCAATTACGAACTGGACACCTATATGGAGGCGCTGGAGGAATTCCCGAAGACAGACATAAAACTGAAAACCGAAAAAGGGACAGCCAGTTGCCAGAAAATAGATATTTTTAAACGACTTATGTGGTTTGCTTACGACAAGGATGGGATGAACTGGCATCAACTTTACGTAGATAAGGTAAATGAGATCATTGCCATCAATAAGAAAGGCAAAACGGTTGCCAGCATAGAGGAATATATTGAAGATGTTATTGAATCTGATAGTAAGCTGTTCAATAATGTTGTTGGGCAGGATAGCTTAACTCGATTCGACCAGCCTAAGCGCCGCCGCAATAAACGCCGATCCAAGAACCGAAATCGCAGTCGCAGCAGAAATACGAAAAAGAATGGGTAGAGCTGTTGTATTACTTTTGCTGGCTCTGATAGCGGCGTCCTGTACTTCGGATATCGTAGTTTCGGAAAGCAGGTCGTTACCGGGGTACTGGGACAAGGATGAAATTGTCGAATTCTCGATACCGCAGTTGGATTCATTGAAGAAGTACAACGTCTTTGTGAACATTAGAAACACCAATGATTATCCCTATAATAACTTATTCCTTATCATCTCTATGGAGTTTCCGTATGGCAAGACCATTGTAGACACCCTGGAGTATAAAATGGCGTATCCTAATGGTGAGTGGATGGGTGAAGGTATTGGAAATGTGAAGGAAAACAAACTTTGGTATAAGGAGAACGTGTCCTTTTTCGAAGATGGGAATTATAACATAACTATAACACATGCCGTTCGCAATAACGGTGAGGTTGAAGGCGTTAGGAGACTTGAAGGAATAACCGATGTGGGGTACAGTATAGAGGAAATAAAACAAGATCCGTAAAATGGCAAAGGCGAAAACTACAAAGAAGAAAAATGCAGCTCAAGGAGAGCAAAAACATATTCGTACGTTCTGGAAGTTATTTGGCGGACTAATTGTACTGGTGTTACTGGTATTTTTGCTGGCTTCCTGGGGTGTTTTTGGCAGTTTACCAGACGAAACAAGTCTCGAGAACCCGGAGAAGAATCTGGCAACTCAGATCATTGGTTCTGATGGGGTGACTCTGGGCACCTTCTACAAGCAGAATCGAACTCCTGTAAAGTATGAAGACCTGCCAGACCATCTGGTAAATTCACTTATCGCAACCGAAGATGTTCGGTTTTACGACCATTCAGGAATAGATGCCAAGGGAACCGTTCGCGCCATAGTTTTTCTGGGATCCAAAGGAGGTGCGAGTACCATATCGCAACAGCTCGCGAAATTATTCTTCACCGAGCAGGTTTCCCGAAATAAACTTGAGCGAGGGATTCAGAAAATAAAAGAATGGATCATTGCCACCCGATTGGAAAGGCGGTATACCAAGGAAGAAATCATAACCATGTATTTCAATGAGTACGATTTCGGAAATCAGGCAGTTGGAATACAATCGGCCTCCAAAATTTATTTCAGTAAAGAACCCATAGAATTAACCACCACCGAAGCCGCAACCCTGGTTGGGATGTTTAAAAATTCTTCCTTGTACAATCCTTTGAGGAACCCGGTTGGCGTAAAGAATAGAAGAAATGTAGTACTGGCCCAGATGGCAAAGTATGATTTC includes the following:
- a CDS encoding RNA polymerase sigma factor, with product MTLEELIIQCKKQDATAQEELYKKYSNTLFSICLKYSPNYAEAQDNLQDSFLTIFNRIEQFEGKGSFEGWIKRITVNTALQKYRKQRAFDITNEAQLEDEDVVVEDNSIPLDFLLKIIQELPDRYRLVFNLYVLDGYSHKEIAEMLGISDGTSKSNLARARMILKQKIHIYNTEQA
- a CDS encoding PSP1 domain-containing protein encodes the protein MGCTSCATGANGQPKGCRNNGTCGSDGCNKLTVFDWLSNMSLPGDQKPFNGVEVRFKNGRKHFYQNSENLSLSIGDVVATEASPGHDIGIVTLTGELVRVQMKKKSESTDVEALPKIYRKATQKDIDIWQKCREKELSVQKQSREIAMALGLKMKISDVEYQGDGSKAIFYYTAEERVDFRQLIKDFARTFSTRIEMKQVGFRQEAARLGGVGSCGRELCCSTWLTDFRSVNTSAARYQQLSLNPLKLAGQCGKLKCCLNYELDTYMEALEEFPKTDIKLKTEKGTASCQKIDIFKRLMWFAYDKDGMNWHQLYVDKVNEIIAINKKGKTVASIEEYIEDVIESDSKLFNNVVGQDSLTRFDQPKRRRNKRRSKNRNRSRSRNTKKNG
- a CDS encoding gliding motility lipoprotein GldH, producing MGRAVVLLLLALIAASCTSDIVVSESRSLPGYWDKDEIVEFSIPQLDSLKKYNVFVNIRNTNDYPYNNLFLIISMEFPYGKTIVDTLEYKMAYPNGEWMGEGIGNVKENKLWYKENVSFFEDGNYNITITHAVRNNGEVEGVRRLEGITDVGYSIEEIKQDP
- the trhO gene encoding oxygen-dependent tRNA uridine(34) hydroxylase TrhO is translated as MQLYNTLSAKERAALLEEAGEDRLTLSFYQYAKIGNPKLFRNHLFIAWNEMDVLGRIYVAHEGINAQLSVPAKNFETFKNFLDGIYFLKDVRLNIAIEQDLKSFLKLKVKVRKKIVADGLNDETFDVRNKGIHVDAEKFNELIEDPDTVLVDMRNHYESEIGHFQGAITPDVDTFRDSLPIIEKDLSSFKEDKNLVMYCTGGIRCEKASAYYKHKGFKKVYQLEGGIIEYARQVKNKGLENKFIGKNFVFDHRRGERISEEVIANCHQCGQPCDTHVNCANEACHLLFIQCEACAEKMENCCSSECLEVIQLPYEEQKKLRSGKHNSNKIFKKGRSEKLKFKK
- the recA gene encoding recombinase RecA, whose protein sequence is MSNEKDAKLKALKLTLDKLDKTYGKGTVMKMGDSAVQEVEVIPTGSLGLDIALGVGGYPRGRVIEIYGPESSGKTTLTLHAIAEAQKKGGIAAFIDAEHAFDRYYAEKLGVDIENLIISQPDNGEQALEIADNLIRSGAIDIIIIDSVAALTPKSEIEGEMGDSKMGLHARLMSQALRKLTGSISKTNCTVIFINQLREKIGVMFGNPETTTGGNALKFYASVRLDIRRSTQIKDSNSEARGNKTRVKVVKNKVAPPFKTAEFDIMYGTGISKVGEIIDLGVDFEIIKKSGSWFSYDDTKLGQGRDAVKTLLEDNPELMDELEQKIKEAIEAVQA